The Humulus lupulus chromosome 4, drHumLupu1.1, whole genome shotgun sequence genome has a window encoding:
- the LOC133832294 gene encoding uncharacterized protein LOC133832294, with translation MELRTKVIKRVVQQGVILSSEQANSLLLPYSKEEVQKAIWEILGSKAPGPDGKILKELNSTILTLILKGGCPKYVSDFRPIACCNVLYKVATKMICSRLSSILPVIIAQNQGGFVKGRSIAHYIMICQDLDCHYGRKNGKPKCMKKLDLRKAYDTIE, from the exons ATGGAGCTAAGAACTAAAGTAATTAAAAGGGTGGTTCAACAAGGTGTTATTTTATCTAGTGAGCAAGCTAACTCCCTTCTCTTGCCTTATAGTAAAGAGGAAGTGCAGAAAGCTATTTGGGAGATTCTTGGCTCAAAGGCCCCGGGCCCGGATG GGAAAATTTTAAAGGAACTAAATAGTACCATTCTGACCTTAATACTGAAAGGTGGCTGTCCTAAATATGTGAGTGATTTTCGGCCTATTGCTTGCTGCAATGTTCTGTATAAGGTGGCTACAAAGATGATTTGTTCTAGATTGAGCTCTATTTTACCTGTGATTATTGCTCAGAATCAAGGTGGTTTTGTTAAAGGGAGGTCTATTGCgcattatattatgatatgtcaAGATCTTGATTGCCACTATGGGAGAAAGAATGGTAAGCCGAAATGTATGAAAAAGTTAGATTTGAGGAAAGCTTATGACACGATTGAATGA
- the LOC133832295 gene encoding uncharacterized protein LOC133832295 yields the protein MDRILSWNVRGINSQHMQAAVKNLICSRGVGLVGLLETKIKASNLGALYLRVFSGWCFTSNNAWHDNGRIVVSWNPFMFNVDILQCSSQLIHLYVSSTSNKDSFHVTFVYGMNDEGGRNILWKELQELAVTSPWIVLGDFNDILSKEERIGARVKYKSSQAFQMCIAACYLEDIKYSGNFFTWNNKQKGQDRIYSKLDRILANQAWLNDFPVADVHFLNEGIFDHSPAILTVYPDLISGRKPFKYFRMWKSFSGFQELIHADCSRPVDGTMMYRVVQKLKRLKDTLRAINKQGFSDIHAAEMATYQSLTDCQNRLSKDPLNTNLIQEESDARQKYSEVQMEPGRRF from the coding sequence ATGGATAGGATATTGAGTTGGAATGTCAGGGGGATCAACAGCCAACATATGCAAGCAGCGGTTAAAAATCTAATTTGTTCCAGGGGGGTTGGTTTGGTGGGTCTCCTTGAAACGAAGATTAAGGCTTCTAACTTGGGAGCTCTTTATCTTCGTGTGTTCTCTGGGTGGTGTTTTACTTCAAATAATGCGTGGCATGACAATGGTCGTATTGTGGTTAGCTGGAATCCATTCATGTTTAATGTTGATATTCTACAATGTTCTAGTCAGTTGATTCATTTATATGTCAGTTCAACCTCTAATAAGGATAGTTTCCATGTTACTTTTGTATATGGTATGAATGATGAGGGTGGAAGGAATATTCTATGGAAAGAGTTACAGGAACTGGCTGTTACTTCTCCTTGGATTGTTCTTGGAGATTTTAATGACATTTTATCAAAAGAGGAAAGGATTGGTGCTCGTGTTAAGTATAAATCTTCTCAAGCTTTTCAGATGTGTATTGCGGCTTGTTACTTGGAGGATATAAAGTATAGTGGGAATTTTTTTACTTGGAACAATAAGCAGAAGGGACAAGATAGAATTTATTCGAAATTAGACAGAATATTGGCTAATCAGGCGTGGCTGAATGATTTTCCTGTAGCGGACGTTCATTTTTTGAATGAGGGAATTTTTGACCACTCTCCTGCTATACTAACAGTTTACCCTGATCTGATTTCAGGTAGGAAGCCTTTTAAGTACTTTCGAATGTGGAAGTCTTTTTCTGGTTTTCAAGAGCTGATTCATGCTGATTGCAGTAGACCAGTTGATGGCACAATGATGTATAGGGTAGTTCAGAAACTCAAGCGTCTTAAGGACACATTGCGGGCAATTAATAAACAAGGTTTTTCAGATATTCATGCTGCAGAGATGGCAACTTATCAATCTCTTACTGACTGTCAAAACAGGTTGAGTAAGGATCCTCTCAATACAAATTTAATTCAGGAGGAAAGTGATGCTCGCCAAAAGTATTCTGAAGTTCAAATGGAGCCAGGAAGGAGATTCTaa